From one Humulus lupulus chromosome 8, drHumLupu1.1, whole genome shotgun sequence genomic stretch:
- the LOC133795258 gene encoding protein REVEILLE 3-like yields MPLPANSTPSSTATAAANTTSLGVPPNKKIRKTYTITKTRQSWTEQEHEKFVEGVQLFNRDWKKIEAFIGSKTIIQIRSHAQKYFQKILKSGKSELVPPPRPKKKAAHPYPHKAPNNAPNVAHVTAVIGAPTTCENPITSAPLAPWSCSSVLPINFAQMEKDDERLFSSAFANNSGYSYSSEINYPEAMRVANNSRYDITEIESSLISMSSSEINNHGAYYSQGIKVVPEPDLCQFYNFIGNVFDPYAVGGHSQRLRQMDPINFEAAINNLSNNLKSPVLELYKFLSSNNLNEEKVMMSSACPNNFSSISIYDNGVIL; encoded by the exons ATGCCATTGCCGGCGAATTCCACACCGTCGTccactgctactgctgctgctaataCGACGTCGCTCGGGGTCCCTCCTAATAAGAAGATCCGAAAAACCTATACGATTACCAAGACGAGGCAGAGCTGGACGGAGCAGGAGCATGAAAAGTTTGTTGAAGGTGTTCAATT ATTTAATCGTGACTGGAAGAAGATTGAAGCATTCATTGGTTCAAAAACTATCATTCAG ATACGTAGCCATGCACAGAAGTACtttcaaaaaattctaaaaagTGGGAAAAGCGAACTTGTACCTCCTCCTCGACCAAAGAAGAAGGCTGCTCATCCTTACCCACATAAAGCCCCTAATAATG CTCCAAATGTTGCTCATGTCACTGCAGTCATTGGGGCTCCAACGACATGTGAAAATCCCATTACCAGTGCTCCATTGGCTCCTTGGAGCTGTAGTTCTGTACTGCCAATCAATTTTGCACAAATGGAAAAAG ATGATGAGAGGTTATTTTCCTCTGCATTTGCAAATAACAGTGGCTACAGCTATAGTAGTGAAATAAATTATCCTGAGGCAATGAgag ttGCGAATAACAGTCGCTATGATATTACTGaaattgaaagctctctaataAGTATGTCATCTAGTGAAATAAATAATCATGGGGCCTACTACTCACAGGGAATAAAAG TTGTGCCAGAGCCAGATCTTTGTCAATTTTATAATTTCATTGGCAATGTCTTTGACCCTTATGCAGTTGGTGGCCACTCTCAGAGACTGAGACAAATGGATCCCATAAATTTTGAAGCa GCGATAAATAATctatcaaataatttaaaaagtcCAGTGTTAGAACTT TATAAGTTCCTTTCATCCAATAATCTCAACGAGGAGAAGGTGATGATGTCATCTGCCTGCCCAAACAACTTCTCATCCATATCAATATACGATAATGGTGTCATTCTATAA